From Dehalococcoidia bacterium, a single genomic window includes:
- a CDS encoding MFS transporter — protein MRVSYKWLVQVVVALATLTTTLDGGVMAIAFPALARAFQTDVSAVIWVSILYWLVSTGLAFTLGWMGDVWGRKTVYLMGFWTFTLALGLAASAQNLPWLLGARVLQGVGASVLVANGQALLTAAVPPRERGRALGINSGVVGLGLGFGPILGGFLLTVGDWRALFWARLPLAMASALLAGAVLRREPPLEKRVPVDWWGAGLLFAVLGAFLLAVNRAGAWGIGHPLVWGLAGATLALVPMLVWVERRAVRPVVDLAMLGDPAFGWAMLALVLHYLAWGAYNAVGAFYLLEGRGLSQEAAGAVLAALPLVRVVVAPLAGMLCERVPPHYVMGVGNLWMLAGLAVVGGLGVGGGLGWVVLGFAMMGLGSAFYEPSYSTHIMSAARRDRLGTANASISTGRQIGLSGGLALAGAVYATRLGAYVDSAATDARAIAWAFRDASWACAVTAVGSVLAVGALVRAVASPSPRSSR, from the coding sequence GTGCGCGTGTCGTATAAGTGGCTCGTCCAAGTGGTGGTGGCGTTGGCCACCTTGACCACCACCCTGGATGGGGGCGTGATGGCCATCGCTTTCCCCGCCCTGGCCCGTGCCTTCCAGACCGATGTCTCGGCCGTCATTTGGGTCAGCATTCTGTACTGGTTGGTGAGCACGGGTCTGGCCTTTACATTGGGATGGATGGGGGATGTGTGGGGGCGCAAGACCGTGTACTTGATGGGGTTTTGGACTTTTACCCTGGCCCTGGGCTTGGCGGCGTCGGCCCAGAACCTCCCGTGGCTATTAGGTGCGCGGGTGCTGCAGGGAGTTGGGGCGTCGGTGCTGGTAGCCAACGGCCAAGCGTTGTTGACGGCTGCTGTCCCCCCTCGCGAGCGGGGGCGGGCGTTGGGCATCAATAGCGGTGTGGTGGGGTTGGGGTTGGGGTTCGGCCCCATTCTGGGGGGTTTTCTGCTGACGGTGGGGGACTGGCGGGCGCTGTTTTGGGCGCGTCTGCCTTTGGCGATGGCCAGTGCCCTCCTGGCAGGTGCGGTGTTGCGGCGGGAGCCTCCTCTGGAAAAGCGGGTGCCTGTGGATTGGTGGGGAGCTGGGCTTCTCTTTGCGGTGTTGGGGGCGTTCCTGTTGGCGGTCAACCGCGCCGGGGCGTGGGGCATTGGTCACCCCCTGGTGTGGGGTTTGGCGGGGGCCACGCTGGCGCTGGTACCGATGCTGGTGTGGGTGGAGCGCAGGGCTGTGCGCCCCGTGGTCGACCTGGCCATGCTGGGCGACCCCGCCTTCGGGTGGGCGATGTTGGCGCTGGTTCTGCACTATTTGGCGTGGGGGGCGTACAACGCGGTGGGGGCGTTTTATTTGCTCGAGGGGCGGGGCTTGTCCCAGGAGGCGGCGGGGGCGGTGCTGGCGGCTCTGCCGTTAGTGCGGGTGGTGGTGGCTCCTTTGGCGGGGATGCTCTGTGAACGCGTTCCTCCGCACTATGTGATGGGTGTAGGCAACCTGTGGATGCTGGCGGGGTTGGCGGTGGTGGGTGGATTGGGGGTGGGGGGTGGGCTGGGATGGGTGGTGTTGGGGTTCGCGATGATGGGGCTGGGGTCGGCCTTCTACGAGCCGTCCTACAGCACACACATTATGAGCGCCGCCCGCCGCGACCGTTTGGGCACGGCCAACGCCTCCATCAGCACCGGGAGGCAGATCGGCTTGTCCGGGGGACTGGCCTTGGCGGGGGCGGTGTATGCGACCCGCTTGGGGGCCTATGTGGACTCTGCTGCCACCGATGCGCGCGCCATCGCCTGGGCGTTTCGGGATGCGTCGTGGGCGTGTGCGGTAACGGCGGTGGGGTCGGTGCTGGCGGTGGGGGCTTTGGTGCGCGCCGTGGCTAGCCCTTCTCCCCGTTCCTCGAGGTGA
- a CDS encoding trehalose-6-phosphate synthase has translation MTTVSPPASSDPLFNLCQEVLSKRRLLVVSNRGPLEYVLGPDGQPQPRRGGGTVVTALSYLLQRFPFTWIAGAMGEGDRKMLEQNPEGRVRSPLPGQKVTVRFVATHRRVYHKFYNIFCNPLLWFLHHYMWNAPHTPSVDAVVRDAWETGYVLVNRAFAEAVITEAGLEERPCLVMLHDYHLYLVPPQVRQAVPSAVVHYLVHLPWPEPRMWQLLPRDMREAIFQGLVASHIVGFQTRTDMLNFLQGCALFLPEAQVDFAGQTVTYRGHRVVVRCYPLSIDVEEVRRIAASSRAQEYYQRLLPLCLQHTIVRVDRAEPSKNIVRGFRSYALLLEKHPELRGKVVFLAFLVSSRTHIRQYERYMEEVRQTIDQINATYGAEGWKPIVLFEENNYTQAVAGLRLYDALLVNPVSDGMSLVAKEGPVVNGKAGVLVLSETAGAYEQLHEGAVGVAPADLEGTAEALYTVLTMSSEERQRRAALLRQAVEGYDQHRWLQEQFTDLLPLL, from the coding sequence ATGACGACGGTCTCCCCTCCTGCCAGTAGCGACCCCCTCTTCAACCTGTGCCAAGAGGTTTTGTCCAAGCGACGCCTCCTGGTGGTGAGTAACCGTGGCCCCCTGGAGTATGTGCTCGGGCCTGACGGGCAACCCCAGCCTCGACGGGGTGGGGGAACCGTGGTAACGGCTCTCTCCTACTTGCTGCAACGCTTCCCCTTTACTTGGATAGCCGGCGCTATGGGCGAAGGCGACCGGAAAATGTTGGAGCAGAACCCAGAGGGGCGGGTGCGTTCACCTCTGCCGGGGCAGAAGGTTACGGTGCGCTTCGTGGCCACCCACCGGCGGGTCTACCACAAGTTCTACAACATCTTTTGTAATCCTCTTTTATGGTTTCTGCACCACTACATGTGGAATGCCCCCCATACGCCCAGTGTGGACGCCGTTGTGCGGGATGCGTGGGAGACGGGGTATGTCCTGGTCAACCGCGCCTTCGCCGAGGCGGTGATCACCGAGGCGGGCCTGGAGGAGCGTCCGTGTCTGGTGATGCTCCACGATTACCATTTGTATTTGGTCCCCCCCCAGGTGCGCCAGGCGGTGCCGTCGGCGGTGGTGCATTACCTGGTGCATTTGCCCTGGCCCGAGCCCCGCATGTGGCAGTTGCTGCCGCGGGATATGCGGGAGGCTATCTTCCAAGGGCTGGTGGCGTCCCACATCGTGGGCTTTCAGACGCGCACGGATATGCTGAACTTCTTGCAGGGGTGTGCGCTGTTTCTGCCCGAAGCGCAGGTGGACTTTGCGGGGCAGACGGTAACCTATCGGGGGCATAGGGTGGTGGTGCGGTGTTACCCGTTGTCCATTGATGTGGAGGAGGTGCGGCGCATTGCCGCCTCGTCCCGCGCCCAGGAGTATTACCAGCGCCTATTGCCCTTGTGTCTCCAGCACACCATTGTCCGTGTGGACCGGGCGGAGCCGTCCAAGAACATTGTGCGGGGCTTCCGTTCCTACGCCCTGCTGTTGGAGAAGCACCCCGAACTGCGGGGGAAGGTGGTGTTTCTGGCTTTTTTGGTGTCGTCGCGCACCCATATTCGCCAGTACGAGCGGTATATGGAGGAGGTGCGTCAGACCATAGACCAGATCAACGCCACCTACGGGGCCGAGGGGTGGAAACCTATCGTGCTGTTTGAGGAGAACAACTATACCCAGGCGGTCGCGGGCCTGCGCCTGTATGATGCCCTGTTGGTGAACCCGGTCAGCGACGGGATGAGCCTGGTGGCGAAGGAGGGGCCGGTGGTCAACGGTAAAGCGGGCGTGCTGGTGCTCTCTGAAACTGCGGGCGCCTATGAGCAGTTGCACGAGGGGGCGGTGGGGGTAGCTCCCGCCGACCTGGAGGGCACTGCCGAGGCCCTATACACGGTGTTGACCATGTCCTCCGAGGAGCGCCAACGCCGCGCCGCTCTGCTCCGCCAGGCGGTGGAGGGGTATGATCAACACCGCTGGTTGCAGGAGCAGTTCACCGACCTTCTCCCGTTGCTGTAG